The genome window AACGCCGCTCAGCGCCTCGACACACGCCTCAAAACGGTCCGCGATACCGGCCTCAAACTCTGTTATCTCATCGATCCATCAAAAACAGCGAATCGACAAACTAACAAATCCTGGCCACCATTGAATCTACGAAGTTTTCTGACTCGGTAGTACTATGGCTTCGTCAGCTTGGCCCGATAGTCCCCGTCCAAGATGGATGGCAGCGATATCTTCTTGGTCCGGGCGCCGTCGACAGCGATCATTTCACCGCTAACGAAACTGGATTCGTCGCTAGCCAACCAAAGGACCGCATTTGCTATCTCCTTTGGGGATCCGATCCTTCCCACCGGATGTAGTTGCGCCAATTCCCGCTCGACCAAGCTTCGGTCCGGGTGGAGTTCTACGTAGGACCGATTCAGGTCAGTTTCGATCCAACCGGGACAAACGGTATTGCAGCGTATTCCATCAGGTCCAAGGTCAACTGAGAGTCCAAGCGTAAGACCGTGCACGCCGGCCTTGGTGGCGGCGTATGCTGTATGCCAGGGGTTGACCATAAAGCCCTCGACCGACCCAATGTTGACGATCGTGCCTAAGCCGACACGTCTCATTTCTGGGGCCACATATTTGGCCATGAGAAACGGACCACGGAGATTGACCGCCATAAGTCGGTCCCAATCCTCGACAGTCTGTTCGTCGATGGACTTATGC of Mesorhizobium shangrilense contains these proteins:
- a CDS encoding SDR family NAD(P)-dependent oxidoreductase codes for the protein MGNRLSGKVVVVTGGNRGIGRAIAERLADEEAMVVVGDLFDERSPPVSVERLAFMCLDVTKETSVRAFVDEVLQKFGRIDVLVNNAGIIVHKSIDEQTVEDWDRLMAVNLRGPFLMAKYVAPEMRRVGLGTIVNIGSVEGFMVNPWHTAYAATKAGVHGLTLGLSVDLGPDGIRCNTVCPGWIETDLNRSYVELHPDRSLVERELAQLHPVGRIGSPKEIANAVLWLASDESSFVSGEMIAVDGARTKKISLPSILDGDYRAKLTKP